ggatcacttcttcacagtggtggtgataggatccAGGGGTCGGAACAAATgtagacgttttatttactattcaaaaccaccagtgatccTTTACGTGTCCTCCgagctttatatggaatgttgatgatgggaaaatagtggaaaatctgaaagtgtattcataaccatttcatgtaataactgggagggagcttttggaggtggacgtctggttgctgtcaccaccactgtgcacaattctgagtttctctagaacactgACTGACTGTTTACACCATAATCCCTTTATCATGGAGGAAATTTGAAAAATAggtagaattcctcttttaaacTAGCAGCTCCACGATGCATGTTCAGTGTAAGTGATCCATTTAGCAATGTTATTATCCACTTTAatcaataataatgtttattaataTAAGCATgcttttttggtaaataaataaagtcttaGACTGCAaacataaacagcctgttttgtcTTTATTAGCTGCTGCACTTTTGTGTGTTGGATGTATTTCAAGGTCGTCAAGAGTGTGAAATTGTAACTGATTCTGCTTCCATACAGTGATGTGAAGCTTGGTATTAGGGAGGGTGTGTGAGCGAGCTGAGGCTTTTCTCTTCATGATGAGAGGGTGGGAtggtgaaacatgatattattggttaatattattttgccTCGCTTGATGTGGTGATTATGTCTTTTATGAAGTAACATGGTTGACTTTAAACCTTCTGAACTAAAATAATCACATTCAATGTAATAGACTGAATCATtttctaaagaatcataatcgCACCATTATGAGGTCACAGATTCagcccttgtgtgtgtgtgtgtgtgtgtgtgtgtgtgtagaggaaAGTCCTGCACTGTTCAAAGGGCAGAAATGCCTTAGTGAGGCAGCCGTCCTCTTTAATCAGTACACACAGATAAGCTGCTGTAAACAGAGCCGAATGCCAAATCAGCAGGAATAGAATttctgtggagctgctggagtgGTTGAGGATCTAAATGACCCTTTTTATCACCACCTGTCTGTGGGAGTGATCTCTGAGAATGCAGCTCCACAGGTTAAAGGATATCTCAGTGTGctgctaacattagctgctGATTCACACGCTCATTTCACAAAACCAGCGAAGAATGAGTGGGTTAATGTTACAGTTAGGAATAGAAATGAGTCATTAAGTTTAAAACTGCTTTAGCCTAAGTTAAACCCCTCCTAAACCTCTCAGGCTGCTGTGGGTTCAGTTTAGTAGGTCAGAGGTCAGGCAGACCGGACAGTGAGGTGGTCTCAGTGTTCAGGCCAGTGCTATGTTCCTCTTTATCTCTGCTTTACTTTCTGTTCCTCCTCAGTTCAATGTGTGATTAGAGTAACATCAGTGAGCCATTAATCCCTAAACCTTCAACCCTAAACCTACCCTTAAAGCACACTAGAGTGATTTTAAACCTTAGTCCTAAACCCTACCCTTAAAGCAGACTAGAGTGATTTTAAACCTTAATCCTAAACCCTCTCCTTAAAGTACACAAGTCATTTTAAACCTTAATCCCAAACCCTACCCTTAAAATACACTCATTTTAAACCTTAATCCTAAACCCTATCCTTAAAGTACACTAGAGTCATTGTAAACCTTAATCCCAAACCCTATCTTTAAAGTACACtacagtcattttaaaccttAATCCTAAACCCTATCCTTAAAGTACACtacagtcattttaaaccttAAACCCTACCCTTAAAGTACGCtacagtcattttaaaccttAATCCTAAATCCTATCCCCAAGGTACACTAATGAACTTAAATTAAAGGCCTTTAGTTTTAAAACCCTTTAGGGCTTAGGGGGTTGGGTTTTTAGGACACCTTTAGGGTTTGAGGTTTAAGATTTGAGATTAAGTTTTAGTATGTAAGGGCTTTATTGGTTAGGAGGTTAGGGTTTAAAGTTGGGGTTTAGGATTTGAGATCAGTGTTTAAGGTTTATAATTAGGGGATTAAGCATGAATGTTTAAGTTTTAGGGAGAGTTTAGATGTTTTGGGCTTAGGGGTTTGAGTTTAAGGTTTAGAGGTTTATGGAGTTAGGGTTTGAGGGTTGGTTACAATTTAAGGTTTGGAGTTTAGGAGTTTCTGGAATTTGGGTTGAGCAGTTTGAATTtagactttttctttctcatatgACCTCTTTACTCTCCATATGGGTGATATTCCAGTGTCACAAAACATTAACAACAGTTTACTGATATTTTACTGTCGCTGTGAAATAAAGCAAAATTAATTATtacattgctgtttttttatgtatattatgcACATGCAGGATTACAGTaaacatgcgcacacacagTGTCTATCTGATGAGTTCTGTATGAACTGATGATTCTGCaatgttcagcctacagcagttttgccccgcccattcagcctacagcagagTAGCCACCCCTGTTAAGACTACATAAATGTAGCCCTGCCTACtcattttacagcagtttagcaccgCCCAcatagcctacagcagtttagccatgcCCGTTAAGACTACATAAatgtagccccgcccactcagcttacagcagtttagccccgcccatatagcctacagcagtttagccccacccattcagcctacagcagtttagccccacccattcagcctacagctgtttagccccacccattcagcctacagcagtttagccccacctattcagcctacagcaatttaaccccgcccattcagcctacagtagtttagccctaCACATTCAGCTtccagcagtttaaccctgcttattcagcctacagcagtttagtcccacccattctgcctacagcggtttagctccacccattctgCCTACAATGATTTAGCTCCGccctttcagcctacagcactttaactccacccattcatcctACGGCaaattagccccacccatttatcttacatcagtttagccccgcccatttacACTGACGTTATAAGAAATCTTTCAGCCCTCAGAACACTTTCATTAAAGGAAACTCATTGATAATTCAGGTTTAGTTATTcatgatattggccctttaagaTGACACGTATTCAGCTCTTGTCAGTTACAGTGACTTAAAGTGCAGCTCAGTGCGCCCTCGTGTGGCGGAGAACGGCACTGCACTAAACACACTACTGTGGGAggagacgcacacacacattgcagTTTAATGATGCAGGTtcacactcagtcactctcacacacacacacacacacaaacacacacacacagacatagtGTAGAAGAAGCTCAGAGAGGAAGGGGAAGCTGAGAGCAGCGAGAAAGTACCTGTGCTACTCCCTCGAGAGCTACTCCATGCCGGACCACCGGACCTGCTGACCTTCTGACCCCCAGAGGTGCgtttattttacacatttactcATCTACTGCAGACAGATTTCCACTATGATGATAAAAACGTTTCTACTTAAGTTTAATCGTGAGTAATTTTTGCTTAGTTCCATTTTAATCATTAACGTTTAGCTCCTAATTCTCTTTTTTTGGCTTTAATGTAATTCTGTTTTGTTGGTTCAGCCCCTGGACTGTTCTACTGTTGATTAGCCCTCTCAGTTTGTTGATTTAGTTATTATTTTTAGACTAAACAGATCCAAAAAgagttcattttttaatttttcgttccaccttaaatggtgtagcttTTATTGTCACTCTATTACTCAGTTTCATCCGGCTGAAAGTGTGTTCTTcatcgaattttccgttccaccttaaatggtgccgctgTTACGTTATGGCTCCTggcgtcagaatgtaactgccacatcatttaaggtggaacggaaaaaattaaaaaacggAAAAATTATAACGAGAAGGAacggagaagaaaaaaatggtaGATGCTGGAAATTCCACTTAAGTTCTAAAAGTTATTCAGTACTTAAGGAGCTTTTAAGGGGTGGCTAAGCTAAGAAGTTTAGGAagtgtgtattttctttttaaattccTATTGTATTTCCTGTCTTTatactaatgttttaaaaatattaaattacaataaaaaagaCACTTATCAGCCTGTTGGcatgtattattttcattattgatAATAAACTGGTTTCTACCTCATCATCTGGCTTCTTTATtagtaataattaaaaatatttgtccATCATTGATTCAGTTTGATCCACCGACAGTGTCTGGCTAGCTAGCCTGGCCACATTCTTGCTGCTGTGTGTTAAAGAACACAaattttgtcattgttttgttAAAGAGTCAGTAGTTCCATTGCAAGAGCGGTTAAGGTCACTCCCCACACCTCTGCTGACCATCTGACCTTTGACCTCAGGGCCTGTTTACAGTGTGCACCATGCAGAACGGTTCTGCGGCTGAGAAGACCTTTAACGGAGAACAGCTCAAAATCGTGATCGTAGGGGACGGAGGCTGCGGGAAAACCTCCCTGCTGATGGTTTATGCTAAAGGAGACTTTCCTGAGGTCAGAGGACaggttattaatattaatgctactaggaattattcagtatatatgactaattattcagcatctactatgaattattgagtatcGGCTATGAATCTTTCAGTACCTGAAACtgatcaattattcagtaattactatgaatttttcaatatctaccatgaattattcagtatagactatgaagtattcagcaTCTGTAATTATTTACagatgaattattcattatttactacaaattattcagtatctactatgaaatattcagtatttactataatttatttagtatctgctattaattaatcagtatctactatgaattactgagtatcagttatgaattattcagcatctactatgaattattgagtatcagttatgaattattcagtatctactttgaaatattcagtatttactataatttatttagtatctgctatgaattattcagtatctactgtggattattcagtaactactgtgaattattcagtatctactgtgaattattcagtatgtactataaaacattcagtatctactatgaatcattcagtatttactatgaatcattcagtatctactatgaatcattcagtatctactatgaatcattcagtatccactatgattatttagtatctgctatgaGACCATCAGAGTTTAACAgctaaaattagttttaaaaagttttgttactgtttcttTCACAATGTCAGTCCACTTACTATCACCTATTTTAGTTCCCATAAACTGTTATGCAGGGCAGTTTTGAAATCTTTGTTCTTAATGATGAACTCAGGGAAGGAAACACAATTGCAAAATAAGTCCTGATAGTTTACACGCCCTCAGCCAGTTCTCACACTATCATAAAGCCTCAGCATATTAAAGAGGTCATTCAGTGAAAAAGCAGATGTACAGAACCCCTCCTGTTTCACACAGAGCCGATCAACCAAGACGGGCTAACTCTACCTGCATTAGCACTACTGAGAAATATGATGTTATTTGTGCGGCATTACAGATGCAGTAAAATAATATGCATATGTTTCAGTGCAGAAACTCAGCATCACCTGagcattctgctcttctggattTCAATAAACACATGATCACACATCAGCgtacttcagtctgtgtttacaAGTTACAGCAGATCACATCATCAGAAACCATATAATCAGGCCTACATTAGCGCTCAGTGCTAAAATCAAAGACATGGTGGattaaaattaaacacacagaCTGTAAGCAGGAGCACTGGGTGAATTTGAAgtcatctttttttaaactgtgtctTTAATGGTAACTTTGTGATGACATTGTTATCCTCAGACATATGCGCCCTCAGTGTTTGAGAAGTACGTAACCACGGTGACTCACGGAGGAAAAGAAATTCAGCTGAACCTGTACGACACAGCAGGTGAGTCCACGCCTCTAACACGCCCCTCATTCTTCATCTGAGTCTGTTTAGTGTCATCAGAGTTAGTTTACTCGGCTGAGTAAACACTAAGAATGAACACTTAGAGTGAACACTGAATGTGAACACTGAAGAGAGAGAACACTAAGAGTGAACACTGAACATGAACaatgaacataaacataaaGAGTAAACACAGAGTAAACATATAGTGAACAGTGAGAGTGAACACTAAGCATGAATACTGAGAATGAACACTGAGAGTGAATACTGAGCATGAACAATGAACATTAACACATGAAGAATAAACACAGAGTAAACATGCAGTGAAAACTGAGAGTGAAGAgtgagagtggacagtgagagtgaaCATTCAGTTCTCTGATCTTCAGTGTGAGGCTGTGCAGGTGGATGCAGGTGGAAAATGTCTCAGTGACTGATGAGACAGAGTTGAGCTGGAAATGCTGTGAGACTGTAACAGACTGCTACAGGTCTGATTCCACTTTAACATGGGtttagtagtttttaaaaatgataggAATAAATTCAGAGTAAAATAAGTGTATATGCTTTATTTGTTTAGCTTGTAATCAGTTATCCTATGATCAATTAGCCTGCAAAAGTTGGCCTATCATTGTTTGTCCTATGCTGGGTGATGACTGATTAGCCTCTGACTGGTTAACCTGTGATTAAGTTGGTTAATCTAGGTTGGTTTAGTGTGGATTGGTTTAGTCTGCATTGTTTTAGTCTAGGTTGGTTTAGTTTGGGTTGGTTTGGTCTAGATTGGTTTAGTCTATGTAAGTTAAGTCTAGGTTGGTTTGGTCTTGGTTGGTTGGGTCTAGATTGGTTTATTCTGGGTTGGTTTAGCCTGTGTTGGTTTAGTCTGCATTTGTTTAGCCTATGTTGGTTTAGTCTGCATTCGTTTAGTCTGTGTTGTCTGCATTGGTTTAGCCTGCATTGATTTAGTCTTGGTTGGTTTAAACTGCATTTGTTTAGTCTACATTGTCTGTGTTGGTTTAGTCTGAGTTGAATTAGTCTGGGTTGATTTAGCCTGCGTTGGTTTAGTCTAAGTTAGTTTAGTCTGTGTTCATTTAGTTTGTGTTAGCTTAGCCTGCTTTGGTTTGTTATGATTGGTTTAGTCTGCACTGGTTGGTTTAGTCTGCTTTGGTTTGTTCTAGGTTGGTTTAGCTTGCTTTGGTTTGTTATGAGTTGGTTTAGCCTGTGTTGATTTAGCCTGCTTTGGTTAAGTCTGCAGCatcccccccacgaccctgagggagaagtggcttagaaaatgaacgaatgaatggtTAAGTCGGTTAATGCTTGGATTCGTCTACGTTGATTTAGTCTGGATCGGTTAAGCCTGTGTTGGTTTCATCTGCTTTGGTGTAGTCTGATTTGGTTTAGCCTGTGCTTAATCTGAGTTGATTTAGCCTTTGTTGATTTAGTTTTCATTAGTTTAATCTGCATTGTCTGTCTTGGTTTAGCCTGGGTTGGTTTAATCTGTGTTGGGTTAAGCTTACATTGTTTTTAGTCTGAGTTGGTTTTGCTTGCTTTGGTTTGCTCTGGATTGGTTTAGTCTGGTTTGGTTTGTTATGGTTTGGTTTAGTCTCCGTTGGTTTAGTCTCTGTTGGTTTAGTCTGGGTGGGTTTAGTCTGGATGGGTTTGgtctgttttggtttagtctGAGTTGGTTTAGCATGTTTTGATTTAGTGTTGGTTGGTTTAGCCTGCTTTGGTTTGTTCTGGGATGGTTTAATCTGGTTTAGTTTAGCCTGCGTTGGTTTAGTCTGGTTTGGGTTCACCTGCTTTGCTTTACTTGGTGTTGGTTAAGTCTGGAATGGTTTAGCCTGTGTTGATTTAGTCTGGGTGTTTAAGCTTGCTTTGGTTCAGTCtgggttttaatgtttttttctgttttcttcttttttgaagAACTGTGatgatgtattttattaatgtgtaaccAGTTAAGACATTTAAATCATGTTGACaaattgaaatattttcaaCACATATAAAGCATGAAGAGACACAACAtttccacaaacacacatataagaGCTACACATCAAAGATTTCATTGTTAATCCTGTTGCCTACTATGTAAAGGAGCACAGAGTGCATTTATTGCTGCAGTATAATATTTGCACTTTTGCTGTTCTAACCCATcttgtgaatgtgagtgtgtcaCCGGTGTGATAACAGGAAGTGGTTCTTCACCTTCACAGCTCCACTTCCTCTACATGAAACAGCTCTTTCAGACTGAATCTGCGATAAAGTCATAGCAGTCCCACAAACATCCGGAGAGTTTTCAGGTTTTACAGCCTAACACTCTAATCAGCTTCTGAAGCACAAGAGCATCATAAATAGTCATTTAAACTAAAGAACATACCACACTGTAGAGATCGCACACAAAACCACACCATTAAACCTCCTCTGTTAAACAGAACGCTGTAAAACTTTTCGCTATCTGCCACAGGATCTGTCCTCCACTTAAAGAGAGTTATACCCTatcaattagcatggtgctaacagCATGCTAAAATCATCACATACTCACTACAGACATGCAAGTAAAGCTGGCTTCACACTTCTGATTTTCCATTTCTCCTTAAGTGGTGCAGTGTTGCATAAGATTGCAGTTAACATTAAATTTGTCCTATTTAAAGATAATTaaactgtattaaaataaaGTCTAAAGTGGTTATAATGGCTGATTAACTGTCTTGATTCCTAGTCAATAAGCATTAGCTTATTACCTCCCAGTTGACAACAGAAAGAGCtccagctcaaataaacaaacattattcacCACTAAATGTGCTATCAAGTCAGAGGTTagtacttttttgtttcttttgtaaGATTCAATAATTTCTAACAATTTCtaatcatttacataaatttgcCTTAAATTGACGGCTAAAAGCTCACTGAATTAAATACTGTTGTTGTGACCCATGTAAACATAGAATTGTGAAAGCTGACAACTGTGGGAAATAATTGTGATTAGctcaaataatttaattaaagtGAATATGTAACTTTTACAGGcctcattcaacctaatgagttTAGTTAGAGTGTAGCTTGCATAATTCAACTACGTTGATGTAGCTAATTGAAACTAGGCAGGGTGTAAAATGACAAAGAGTTAGCCTCAACGCTAATACGTACATAAGTTCATATTGTATGCCTAATAAAAGTGTCAGAGTCAGAAGTCACATAATATATTATCTATAAAAGACGAtaaatctattatgaattactgAACAATGGCACTTGATGGattagacatgcagttagcaccatgctaatttgttagctacattagcctcttgtgctaaaactaaagaagcaaacttcaaacaatTCTTGTCTGATGGGTTGTATTTGGAGTGAAGGGAGGATAATCTGTGCAAATGAGGTTTTTTAATGCTTAATTCTGAGTTTCTGTCCTCGGCACTCCTTTACTAAATGCTGTCCTCAGCACTTGGTGTCATGCTAGCGGCTTTGGGTATCGTACAGCAGATGTGTCTGTGAAACTGAGTGAGGATTCCTGTGGCTGCTTTTTATCTGAGCTGCCAAACAGGAAGTTTGGTGCAGGATGTGGTTTAATAcaaaaattgtgcattaaacacGCAATAATGCTGCAGCAGAGATGTCGCGTGCGTCACCCAAACGCTTTCTGACTCAGTTCAGGAAAGACATATAGCACACTCAGAAACATTACTGGGCCACTGGACTTAACAGAAAATATGTCCAACTTAAATCAATGAACTGTGTTTTCTTTAGTTACTAGTTcatataaaatggacaaaaatgaacaaaatatatttcaatgaATGAATACTGGTAAAAACATAATCCAGATCCAATCAAATCCAAATATGCTACACTGAAACATTTATATTTGGTTCACATCAAACTTTTCTTTTTGAGTGCAGAATGGAAACTAGTTGAGAttcttctaaaaaaaaacaaaaaaaaaaacaattaaattacccaaaacagaccaaaataaataattgactctaaatgtaggtattgtgatataaactgagtctgttctacagtttctcattaggttgaatgaataactgactctaaatgtaggtattgtgatataaattgAGTCTGttgtacagtttctcattaggttgaatgaataactgactctaaatgtaggtattgtgatataaactgagtctgttctacagtttctgaTTACTCTCTGTGTCTATGTACAGGTCAGGATGATTATGATCGTCTGAGGCCGCTGTCCTATCAGAACGCAGACCTCATCCTCATCTGCTATGACGTCACCAACCCTACCAGCTATGAGAACGTCTTAATTAAGGTAAATCTGAACACATCTGTCTGTATGTGACAGAATTGGTAGTCAGCCTTGAAATACCACGCAGTAAACCTTTTAGCCTATAGAAAGggcccacccattcagcctacacaAGTTTAGCCCCGCCTATTCAGTCCATACCAGTTTTGCctcacctattcagcctacagcagtttagccctgcctcATTGTaagttaaaaagagaaaaaataaaggttAAAGGAGAATATGGGTTCAATATCATGAACTCCTGTATGGGCTCTTTAACTCTGCAGTGGTATCCTGAGGTTCATCATTTCTGCCGAGATGCCCCCATAATCCTGATTGGCTGCAAGACTGACCTGAGGAAGGACAAAGAGAAAACAAGGAAGCTCAAAGCGATGGAGCAAGCGCCAATCACCTACatacaggtgagagagagagagacacaacatATAATAactaaatacacaaataaatagactaAGACTAATTAAGTTTGAGTACAATTCGTGCTATCGTTTATGTAATCACAGAGCGTCAGTGGAGCGATAGTGAATTAATTCATGTTTCTTCTGTTCTCGCTGATGTTCTAGGGGGAGGAGACACAGAAGCAGATGACTGCTGAGCTTTACCTGGAGTGTTCAGCCAAATACCGTGAGAATGTGGAGGACATTTTCAAAGAGGCCACAAAAATCGCTCTGGCATCCAGACGGAAATTACGAAAAgccagaaaaaagagaaaaatctgcTCCATCATGTAGAGGCAGATAAAATCATGGCTAGAAGAAGGAACCATGGGAGAATATTTCAAAAGTTTTCTGAACATTGCAAAACATTCAGAAACATTCAGTGAAATTTAGGAAATGTTCAGAAATATTTAGAAACTTTCAGGAACTTCAGGAAACCTCCAGAAACATTCAGGAACTTTCAGAAACATTCAGAAAATTTAGGAAACATTCAGAAACTCTCAGGAATATCTAGGATCTTTCAAGAACTTTCAGACAGCTGAATGTATGGAGACTCTGGGAAATGCACAAGTTTTTATAATGAGCACTTATCGTTATTAATCATATTATAGTACATGTTGATTtgaatatgaattaatattGCAGCGAACCTCAGCGGTTCTGGCCGACATTCTCCACAGGTGCTAAATGTTTTGCACTGATACAGCGGTCACTCTGGGGTCAGTGGGAGATGACCTGCTGATATTTGCTGCTATCGGCCCAGCAGTGTTCCACTGGACATCAACTGTTCACTTGCACTGTGACTCTCCTCTCCAGGCCCCGCCCACTGATGTGCTCCGTCATAGCCACTGCTGAATGAGCTTTACAGAATACTGATGAGAATGTACAGCTGGGACGATAAGCAGTTTTGGAAAATTAACAAATCAGGACAAAGTTATCgaaaaatatcaatatttaaatttttttaaaccacacattttGGATTGCTAGGACAGTTTCTGTTTATGCCAGAGGGGGCACCAAATCCCAACACTGCAAGAAATTACGTTTTAGAGACGATGTTAAatctaattaacatatatttctcattttgtgaTTGATGTACAgactcaaaaaagatggttaacatatatttctcattttgtgaTTGATGTACAgactcaaaaaagatggttctttaagggttctagtaaagaacatggttctatttagaccCGTAAACATCCATAAACAAAAGAATGCTttgaatggttctctgcattgtgaaatggtttttagatggatgaagaatgtgttgtatatggttcaacatagaacctttttgaaaagggctctatacaGCACTaagaagggttctgctattgttaaaaCCATCTGTTAGAAGAGTGTTTTAGATTAGAGTATTACATTATTTAACTGATTTCTAGGCATGTTTACTTGTTTTGCTCACGACTGAGGTAATCTTACAGCGTCGCTGTTGAAGTGTTGGTGGGTGGAGCCTACAGAAGGAATTTACAGTTCATTCCAGCAGTTTCCTGTGATAGAGAAGTGCTGTGGCGTCATTCTGCCTATGTAATCAAACGTTACGGCTGTGCAATCGCTGATTTTCCACAGTAGCTGAAGCTGCTTCTTGTAGTTAAAACAGGAAGGACTCATGTCAGAAATTCATCTCACAGTGTAGTTTAATGTCAGTGTTCATCCCTGAGCCCAATGATATTTTTGATGTTagtcatttttctgtatttgaaGGAAAATTCCATTgtcttttcaaaatgtctgcataattaacccTCATGTTATGTTCAACCGTGAAGAACAGCTGTACTATTTTAGGTCAAATTGACCTGATGCATGTTTACCCATCCAAaagtagttaaaaaaaacattttaaacattatctTTTAGCTCAATTAATATCAATTTAATCAATATTGATTGTAAACAAGTTTAGCACCCCTTACAAACCATGTTTACTTATAATAATTCACttgttttccattaaaaaatgt
The DNA window shown above is from Pygocentrus nattereri isolate fPygNat1 chromosome 18, fPygNat1.pri, whole genome shotgun sequence and carries:
- the rhof gene encoding rho-related GTP-binding protein RhoF — its product is MQNGSAAEKTFNGEQLKIVIVGDGGCGKTSLLMVYAKGDFPETYAPSVFEKYVTTVTHGGKEIQLNLYDTAGQDDYDRLRPLSYQNADLILICYDVTNPTSYENVLIKWYPEVHHFCRDAPIILIGCKTDLRKDKEKTRKLKAMEQAPITYIQGEETQKQMTAELYLECSAKYRENVEDIFKEATKIALASRRKLRKARKKRKICSIM